One stretch of Anolis carolinensis isolate JA03-04 chromosome 3, rAnoCar3.1.pri, whole genome shotgun sequence DNA includes these proteins:
- the tsku gene encoding tsukushi, with amino-acid sequence MPSPRESAMPLSVLVNLLLLLPSVGSSKICFPGCHCEVESFGLFDSFSLTKVDCSGLGAHIVPVPIPLDTTYLDLSSNHLESLNESMLTGPGYTTLVSLDLSYNTISKIVSTTFSRLRYLESLDLSHNSLVALPEDCFSRSPLGEIDLSNNLILEISMDVFTSKGQRKPINVDLSNNLISLVLRHQDKAIPNIQSLNLSGNRLRNIPVLQGIPLRYLNLDGNPISAIGKGAFSGLKDLIHLSLSGIYDLSAISPYAFKDLPALQVLDLSNNPSIRSLDAEVFYSLGSLQELNLSGTGVATSLSKSMLKYLPSIKSVTLGKNVKCLKTIREGQYHRQVGLTKKETLSCHDSHGSLAPYVL; translated from the coding sequence AGTCAGCAATGCCTCTCTCGGTGTTGGTCaacctgctgctgcttctccccaGTGTTGGTTCCTCCAAGATTTGCTTCCCAGGATGTCACTGCGAGGTGGAGAGCTTTGGTCTCTTTGACAGCTTCAGCCTGACCAAGGTGGACTGCAGCGGCCTTGGCGCGCATATTGTGCCTGTCCCCATCCCACTGGATACAACCTACTTGGATCTATCGTCGAACCATCTCGAATCTCTCAACGAGTCCATGCTGACCGGACCTGGATACACCACGCTGGTGAGCCTGGATTTGAGCTACAACACCATCTCAAAGATCGtttccaccaccttctcaagactCAGGTACCTGGAATCTTTGGACCTGAGTCACAACTCTTTGGTTGCCCTTCCAGAAGACTGCTTTTCCAGGTCACCCTTGGGAGAGATTGACCTGAGCAACAACCTCATCCTGGAAATCTCCATGGACGTATTCACCTCGAAAGGTCAACGGAAACCGATTAATGTCGACCTCTCCAACAACTTGATAAGCCTGGTTCTGAGGCACCAAGACAAAGCCATCCCCAATATTCAGAGCTTAAACCTGTCTGGGAATAGGTTGAGGAACATCCCGGTTCTTCAAGGGATTCCTCTCCGGTACCTAAACCTTGATGGAAACCCGATCTCCGCCATTGGGAAAGGGGCATTCTCTGGATTGAAGGATTTAATCCACTTGTCACTCAGCGGTATTTATGACCTTTCGGCGATATCGCCGTACGCTTTCAAAGACCTCCCTGCTCTTCAAGTGTTGGATTTATCCAACAATCCCAGTATCCGTTCATTGGATGCCGAAGTCTTCTACAGCCTGGGTTCCTTGCAGGAGCTCAACCTGTCGGGTACAGGGGTGGCCACGTCTTTGTCGAAAAGCATGCTGAAATACCTGCCGTCCATCAAAAGCGTCACTTTGGGCAAGAACGTCAAGTGCCTAAAGACAATCCGGGAAGGGCAATACCACAGACAGGTTGGGTTGACCAAGAAGGAGACCCTCAGCTGCCATGACAGCCATGGGTCGTTGGCACCCTACGTTTTGTGA